A segment of the Prochlorococcus marinus CUG1416 genome:
TTCTAAAAGTTTTTTGTTTAAATAAAATATAAGGAGGATGTGCTTAATTAAAAATATTTAATGTCAAAATTTGTTTTTGTAACCGGAGGTGTGGTTTCTAGCATTGGCAAAGGAATTGTCGCTGCAAGCTTAGGGAGATTATTAAAGTCTAGAGGATATAGCGTTTCAATATTAAAACTAGATCCATATCTAAATGTTGATCCAGGCACAATGAGTCCTTTCCAGCATGGAGAAGTTTTTGTAACGGAAGACGGAGCCGAAACCGATCTAGATTTGGGACACTATGAGAGATTCACTGATACTGCAATGAATAGATTAAATAGTGTCACTACTGGATCTATTTATCAAGCAGTTATTAACAAAGAAAGAAGAGGTAGTTATAACGGTGGAACTGTTCAAGTAATACCTCACATAACGGGAGAAATTAGAGAAAGGATTCATAGAGTAGCCGCTAACAGCAATGCAGATATTATTATTACTGAAATTGGTGGAACAGTTGGTGATATTGAATCTTTACCTTTTTTAGAGGCAATAAGAGAATTCAGAAATGATGTAAAAAGGAATGATGTTGCATACATACACGTAACATTACTTCCCTACATCAAAACCTCTGGCGAAATAAAAACTAAGCCAACACAACATTCAGTAAAAGAATTAAGATCAATTGGAATTCAGCCAGATTTACTTGTATGCCGAAGTGATAAATCAATCAATGAAGGTCTTAAAAAGAAACTTAGTGGATTTTGTGGAGTCAATATTAATTCAGTAATAGAAGCATTAGACGCAGATAGTATCTATTCTGTGCCTCTTGCTTTAAAAAAAGAGGGTTTGTGCAAAGAAACTCTGAAGTATCTTGAACTAGAAGACAAAGAATGTGATTTAAAAAATTGGGAAGCACTAATTCACAATCTAAGAAATCCTGGAGATCCAATAAAAGTTGCTCTTGTAGGCAAATATATTGAACTTGGAGATGCATATTTATCTGTAGTTGAAGCTTTACGACATGCATGCATTGAAAGCAAGGCTTTATTAGATTTACATTGGGTAAGCGCTGAAATGATAGAAAAAGATTCAGCAGAAACTTACTTAAATGAAGTTGATGCAATTGTCGTACCTGGAGGATTTGGAAATAGAGGAGTTAATGGCAAAATTTCAGCTATAAAATTCGCAAGGGAAAAGAAAATTCCATTTTTAGGCCTGTGCCTTGGTATGCAATGTGCAGTTATAGAATGGGCTAGGAATGTAGCTAATCTTCCAGATGCATCCAGTTCAGAACTAGACCCAGATACTCCCAATCCAGTGATACATTTATTACCAGAACAGGAAGATGTAGTTGATTTAGGTGGAACAATGAGACTTGGAGTTTATCCATGTAGATTGACAAACAATACAACTGGAAAAAACTTATATGATGAAGATGTTATTTATGAGAGACATCGCCATAGATATGAATTTAATAATTACTACAAACAAAGTTTTTTAAATTCCGGATACAAAATTAGTGGTACATCACCAGATGGCAGATTAGTTGAGTTAATTGAGTTAGAAAATCATCCTTACTTCCTAGCATGTCAATATCATCCTGAGTTTTTATCAAGGCCTGGCAAACCTCATCCTTTATTTCAAGGTTTAATAAAAGCCTCTCAAGAAAAGTTAACTCAATCAAATTAATATTCTTTATTTTTTTGAATGAAAAAATGACAAAATTTTTACCCTTAGTCGAACAATTTCATTCATTACAAGGTGAAGGTTATCACGCTGGAAAAAGTGCTTTTTTTGTGAGATTGGCTGGTTGTAAAGTTGGATGTTCGTGGTGCGATACCAAGAATTCATGGGATGAGAAGAAATACCCCTCTATCTCAATTGAAAAAATAATAGATCGCATGAAAATTGCTAGAGAGAAAGGAGCATCTTTTTGCGTTATTACAGGTGGAGAACCTTTACAACATAACTTGGATGATTTTTGCAAAGCCATAAAAAAAATGACGTTGGGAGCAGAACAAAACTCAATGAAGATTCATATTGAGACAAGTGGAGTTAATTCGATATCAGGAAGTTATGACTGGATTACTTTATCTCCTAAAAGACACTCGCCTCCAAAAAATTATTTTTTAAAAATCTGTAATGAAATCAAAATAATCATACATGAAATAAAAGATATTGAATTTGCTATTCAAATAAAAAAAGAAACTTTAAAACAATATCAACTCTCAAAAAGTGACGATGGCTTAGAAAAAGAAGATAAAATTTTTTATTTACAGCCAGCATGGAACAATGCGAATGGTTTTTCTTTAGCTATTGATTTCGTAAAAAATAATCCAGATTGGAAACTAAGCCTTCAAACTCACAAATACTTAAAAATTAAATGAAATTATATGATTCTTAAAAACAAATCAATAGTAGTTTTATTATCTGGAGGGTTAGATTCCTCTACAGTAACTGGTATCGCAAAAAAATCCGAAGCTAAAATTTTTGGCCTTTCATTTGACTACGGTCAACGTCATAAAAAAGAATTAAATTCTGCATCAATAATTGCAAAACACTTTGATATCGAAGAATTTAAAATCATTAAGCTTGACTTATCTTTATGGGGAGGCTCTTCATTAACTGATACTCAAAAAAATATTCCGATAGAAGGAGTACAAACTAATAAAATTCCTAATACTTATGTTCCTGGGAGAAATACTATATTTATTTCCGTTGCACTAAGTTACGCCGAAGCAATAGATGCTGATTTTATAGGATTAGGAGTTAATGCACTGGATTATTCTGGTTATCCAGATTGCAGACCTGACTACATTAAAAAATTTCAAGAATTAGCAGATTTAGCCAATAAAAGAGGGAGAGAAAATAACCCAATAAAACTTTGGACACCACTATTAGATCTAAATAAAGAGGAAATTTTTAAATTAGCTTTTGATAATCATGTCCCTTTAGATAAAACATGGAGTTGTTATTCAGGAAATTCAAAACCATGCGGAAAGTGTGATAGCTGCAGAATTAGAAATGCCGCTTATGAAAAATGGCTCAATAACAATAATAAAAAATGAAAATAAAAAAAATAATTCTAGAAAAATGGATAGATCCAGCACTGATTACGCATCATCTTACAAAAAAATTCGGAGATAAAGGATTAGCTTGGCTAGACAGTGATGGTAAAGAAAATGGGGAATGGTCAATAATAGGAATTAAACCTAAAAAAACAATTCAATCAAGAGATATCTATAACTTAGACAAAACTAATAATCCCTTTAACAATTTAAAAAATATTGAAAAAGGATTTTGGATCGGATGGTTAAGTTATGAAGCTGGAGTTTACATAGAACCAAAAAACCCATGGCGACAATCTGATATGGCAACTTTATGGATTGCATCATATGATCCAATCATTAAATGTAATCTAATAAAAAAAGAAATAATTATCGAAGGTACAAACTCATCTGAACTGATAAATTATAAAAATATAATCAATAATATAAAAACTATTGAAGAAGAAAATATTTTAAAAACAAATTTGAATTTTGATTTCTCAAAAATCAATTTGGACGAAATGGCTGAAAAATTTCAGAAAAATATTTTAAAATTGAAAAAATTAATTTCCCTAGGGGATATATTTCAAGCAAACCTAACAACTAAATGCGAAATTGAATCATCCAAAGACTATAATCCTCTAGATATTTATTTAAAAATAAGAAGGAAATTAAGAGCTCCCTTTGGAGGAATAATAATAAATAATAATGATAATTATAAAGAGGCGGTATTATCTACCTCGCCAGAAAGATTTATAAAAATAGATAATAAAAATTTTGTAGAATCAAGACCTATCAAAGGAACTAGATCCAGAGATAAGGATTTAAATCAAGACGCACTGAATGCTATCGATTTAATAACGAACGAAAAAGATAGAGCCGAAAATATTATGATTGTTGACCTAATAAGAAATGATTTAAGTAAAGTTTGCGAAACAGGAAGTATTATCGTGCCAGAAATCTTAAAACTTGAAAGTTTCTTAAAAGTTCATCATTTAACTTCAGTAATCAGAGGCAAATTAAAAAAAAACAAGAACTGGATTGATTTACTAAAAGCTTGTTGGCCTGGGGGCTCTATAACTGGAGCACCTAAATTAAGATCATGCCAGAGACTTTTTGAATTAGAAGAATGTGAACGGGGACCATACTGTGGCTCATTTTTGAAGCTTGACTGGAATGGAGAGTTTGACAGCAATATACTAATAAGATCATTTTTAATTAAAGACAAAAAAATCAATATATATGCTGGTTGCGGAATAGTTATTGACTCTAATCCTGAAGAGGAAACTAATGAACTAAAGTGGAAACTTTTACCATTAATTGATTCACTAAAATGATTGAAACATTAGGCTGGCACAAGGATCAATGGTTAGATATTGATAGAATATTTATTGCTGCTAATAATAGAGGATTAAAATTTGCTGATGGTATATTTGAAACCATATTAATAAAGCAAAACAAACCTATTCTTTTTGAGGAACATCTGAAAAGGTTAGAAAAAAGTAGCAAAATTTTAAATATTAATCTCAAAATAAATAAATTAACTTTGAGACAACTTATTCATGATGGAATTAGAAAGTTATCGCTTAAGAATGATCAATTTGCTTCAGTAAGAATAAACTATAGTCGAGGAACTAATGAAGGTCGCACGCTAACAATTGATAGCACTTCAGAGACAAAAAACTTAGACAATTTATGGCTTGAGTTCTATAGAATCAAACCAAATTTTAATCCGATAAGCGTTTTTATTAGTCAAACGGAAAAAATAAATGAATTCAGTCTTATAGGTAAATGCAAAACATTTTCATATAATCAGGCAATACAAGTTTTGACAGAAGCTAATGAAAAATCATTTGATGATTCTATCCTGTTGAATACGTCAGGTGAACTTTGTTGTGGAAGTACATTTAATCTTCTAATTAAAAGAAATAATCAATGGATAACTCCTAGAAAAGATAGCGGCTGTTTAGAGGGGATTATGGTTTCTAAAGCTTTAAAATTGAAAATTGTAAAAGAAGAATTAATTTCTCCAGAATTTCAAAATGATGACATAATAGTTGCAATTAATAGCTTATCTTGCAGACAAATTAATCAAGTTAATGATTTAAAGCTTAAACCAAAATTCGATCCAATTTACTTTTGGGATTTATTATATAGTTGAACTTTATTAATATCTGGTAAATAGACATCAGATACTTTAGTTATATTGTTATTAACCTTAAATTCAACAATGTTTCCAATAATGATAATTGATGGAGCTAAAAATTCTTTATCTTTGATTTTATCTGGAAGATTATCTAATTTATCTATAAAACATTTTTGATTTTTCAAAGTAGCTTCTTGAATTACGGCGCATTTAGTATTCTTACTTAAACCACCTAAAATTAATTCTTCAACAATAAATTCAATATTTTTTATACCCATAAAAATTACTAAGCTATCTGAAGATTTAGCTAAATCTCTCCAATTAACGCTCTTTTTTTCTTTAGCTACATTTTCATGCCCAGTCACAAAAGTTACAGAACTCGCAGCATCTCTATGAGTAAGTGGAATGCCAAAATATGTAGGTGCTGCTATACCAGAAGTTATACCAGGAACTATTTCAACTGATACTCCATTTTTTTCTAAAAAAGATACTTCTTCACCACCCCTTGAAAAAACAAACGGATCGCCCCCTTTAAGCCTAACAACATTTTTACCTTCTTTTGCCAATTTCAAAATAAGATCATTCGTTTCAACCTGAGGCACAGAACACTTCCCCGCTCTTTTACCGACATGATAAATTTCTGTATTTTTTCTTGTTTCTTTTGTTATTTCATCTGGAATTAATGCATCATGAACCAATGCATCACAATTTTTTATTAAACGCAAAGCTTTTAAAGTTAAAAGTTCAGGATCACCAGGACCTGCTCCAACTAAATAAACAATACCGGGCACATTAATCTCCATTAACAAGTATGGTAATAGAAGTTAATTGGAATGAAGGTAAATATTGTGAAAGACAATTTATTGAAACCAAATAAAAAATTTACTCTCCTTAGTGCTTTTATAACTCTTTTAAATGATCGATTAAGTGAAAGTATTCTTCTACCTATTTTACCCTCTTTTGTTTTACTTTTTGACTCTAAAGCCAGTACATATGGATTATTATCATGTACTTACCAATTAGCCCAATTTACAGCTTCTCCTTTTATAGGAGTTATGAGTGATAGATACGGCAGAAGACCTGTCACTCTTTTTTGTATTACTGGCTCAATAATAGGAATTTCAATATTATCCTTTACTGTTCTTTTTAATTGGTCAAATTCTATAGCTGCTATCCCTTTATTTTTATTATTTTTAGCAAGACTAATTGACGGTTTAAGTGGTGGCACAGCAGCCACAGCAACAACTATTCTTGCAGATATTTCAAGCCCTGAAAAAAGAGCAAAAACATTTGGACTTATTGGTGTGGCTTTTGGTTTAAGTTTTTTCTTGGGAAATATTTTCGTTGTAATTTTTGCAAAAAGTACAAATAATAACTTTATTATCCCAGTTTTGATAGCCTCAATAATTCCAATAATAAATTTTCTCCTTGTATTTTTTTACTTACCAGAAACGAAACCTAATAAAGCCTCAAATAAATCAAAGACTATTTTAAAAAATCCTTTAAAAGCGCTATTTACAGTTTTCAAAGAAGAAAAAATTAAAAAATTATCATTAGCTTTTTTTATTTACTTTATTGCTTTTACTGGATTGACCAATATCCTAATATTTTTCCTTCAAGAATCTTTAAACTGGACAACCAAAGCATCAAGTGGAACTCTTGTGGTAGTAGGAATTATTGCAATTATTGTTCAGGGAGGACTTATTGGACCTCTCGTAAAGCAATTTGGCGAAATGAGATTAACACTTATAGGATCAGGCTTCATTCTTGTAGCATGTTCCCTGTTAATAACTGCTCCAAAAGAAAATGCGACAATTAATATTTATTCAGCTGTCTCATTTTTAGCCATTGGAGCAGGGTTAATTACGCCTACCTTAAGAGCACTAATATCAAAAAAATTAGACGATGATAAACAAGGGTCAATTCTAAGTAACCTCCAGGGTCTACAGAGTCTTGGAGGGGTTTTAGGGATTGCAATGGCTGGGAGAGTTTATGATAGTTTTGGCCCTAAATCGCCATTTATAGCTGGTTCCATTATTTTAATTTTCATGATATACCTAATTGCAGAAGGTAAAAAAAATAATTCTCTTAACGATCGACAATCAAAAGTATTTTAATGAAAAGCCAGGCTGATGTTTTTATTAATAGAGAATTAAGTTGGATTGAATTCAATAAAAGAGTTCTCCTAACTGGTATGGAAAAAAAGTACAAAATCCTAGATAAAGTAAAATTTTGTTCAATTTTTAGCAATAATCTTGATGAATTTTTTATGGTAAGGGTAGCTTCATTAAAGGCCCAAGTTGAAGCAGGTATTACTAAAAAAAGTATTGACGGACTCACCCCTAAAGAGCAATTAACAAAAATAAACAAGG
Coding sequences within it:
- a CDS encoding MFS transporter; this encodes MKDNLLKPNKKFTLLSAFITLLNDRLSESILLPILPSFVLLFDSKASTYGLLSCTYQLAQFTASPFIGVMSDRYGRRPVTLFCITGSIIGISILSFTVLFNWSNSIAAIPLFLLFLARLIDGLSGGTAATATTILADISSPEKRAKTFGLIGVAFGLSFFLGNIFVVIFAKSTNNNFIIPVLIASIIPIINFLLVFFYLPETKPNKASNKSKTILKNPLKALFTVFKEEKIKKLSLAFFIYFIAFTGLTNILIFFLQESLNWTTKASSGTLVVVGIIAIIVQGGLIGPLVKQFGEMRLTLIGSGFILVACSLLITAPKENATINIYSAVSFLAIGAGLITPTLRALISKKLDDDKQGSILSNLQGLQSLGGVLGIAMAGRVYDSFGPKSPFIAGSIILIFMIYLIAEGKKNNSLNDRQSKVF
- the cobA gene encoding uroporphyrinogen-III C-methyltransferase — translated: MPGIVYLVGAGPGDPELLTLKALRLIKNCDALVHDALIPDEITKETRKNTEIYHVGKRAGKCSVPQVETNDLILKLAKEGKNVVRLKGGDPFVFSRGGEEVSFLEKNGVSVEIVPGITSGIAAPTYFGIPLTHRDAASSVTFVTGHENVAKEKKSVNWRDLAKSSDSLVIFMGIKNIEFIVEELILGGLSKNTKCAVIQEATLKNQKCFIDKLDNLPDKIKDKEFLAPSIIIIGNIVEFKVNNNITKVSDVYLPDINKVQLYNKSQK
- a CDS encoding CTP synthase yields the protein MSKFVFVTGGVVSSIGKGIVAASLGRLLKSRGYSVSILKLDPYLNVDPGTMSPFQHGEVFVTEDGAETDLDLGHYERFTDTAMNRLNSVTTGSIYQAVINKERRGSYNGGTVQVIPHITGEIRERIHRVAANSNADIIITEIGGTVGDIESLPFLEAIREFRNDVKRNDVAYIHVTLLPYIKTSGEIKTKPTQHSVKELRSIGIQPDLLVCRSDKSINEGLKKKLSGFCGVNINSVIEALDADSIYSVPLALKKEGLCKETLKYLELEDKECDLKNWEALIHNLRNPGDPIKVALVGKYIELGDAYLSVVEALRHACIESKALLDLHWVSAEMIEKDSAETYLNEVDAIVVPGGFGNRGVNGKISAIKFAREKKIPFLGLCLGMQCAVIEWARNVANLPDASSSELDPDTPNPVIHLLPEQEDVVDLGGTMRLGVYPCRLTNNTTGKNLYDEDVIYERHRHRYEFNNYYKQSFLNSGYKISGTSPDGRLVELIELENHPYFLACQYHPEFLSRPGKPHPLFQGLIKASQEKLTQSN
- a CDS encoding 7-carboxy-7-deazaguanine synthase QueE; the encoded protein is MTKFLPLVEQFHSLQGEGYHAGKSAFFVRLAGCKVGCSWCDTKNSWDEKKYPSISIEKIIDRMKIAREKGASFCVITGGEPLQHNLDDFCKAIKKMTLGAEQNSMKIHIETSGVNSISGSYDWITLSPKRHSPPKNYFLKICNEIKIIIHEIKDIEFAIQIKKETLKQYQLSKSDDGLEKEDKIFYLQPAWNNANGFSLAIDFVKNNPDWKLSLQTHKYLKIK
- a CDS encoding aminotransferase class IV gives rise to the protein MIETLGWHKDQWLDIDRIFIAANNRGLKFADGIFETILIKQNKPILFEEHLKRLEKSSKILNINLKINKLTLRQLIHDGIRKLSLKNDQFASVRINYSRGTNEGRTLTIDSTSETKNLDNLWLEFYRIKPNFNPISVFISQTEKINEFSLIGKCKTFSYNQAIQVLTEANEKSFDDSILLNTSGELCCGSTFNLLIKRNNQWITPRKDSGCLEGIMVSKALKLKIVKEELISPEFQNDDIIVAINSLSCRQINQVNDLKLKPKFDPIYFWDLLYS
- a CDS encoding anthranilate synthase component I family protein; its protein translation is MKIKKIILEKWIDPALITHHLTKKFGDKGLAWLDSDGKENGEWSIIGIKPKKTIQSRDIYNLDKTNNPFNNLKNIEKGFWIGWLSYEAGVYIEPKNPWRQSDMATLWIASYDPIIKCNLIKKEIIIEGTNSSELINYKNIINNIKTIEEENILKTNLNFDFSKINLDEMAEKFQKNILKLKKLISLGDIFQANLTTKCEIESSKDYNPLDIYLKIRRKLRAPFGGIIINNNDNYKEAVLSTSPERFIKIDNKNFVESRPIKGTRSRDKDLNQDALNAIDLITNEKDRAENIMIVDLIRNDLSKVCETGSIIVPEILKLESFLKVHHLTSVIRGKLKKNKNWIDLLKACWPGGSITGAPKLRSCQRLFELEECERGPYCGSFLKLDWNGEFDSNILIRSFLIKDKKINIYAGCGIVIDSNPEEETNELKWKLLPLIDSLK
- the queC gene encoding 7-cyano-7-deazaguanine synthase QueC; translation: MILKNKSIVVLLSGGLDSSTVTGIAKKSEAKIFGLSFDYGQRHKKELNSASIIAKHFDIEEFKIIKLDLSLWGGSSLTDTQKNIPIEGVQTNKIPNTYVPGRNTIFISVALSYAEAIDADFIGLGVNALDYSGYPDCRPDYIKKFQELADLANKRGRENNPIKLWTPLLDLNKEEIFKLAFDNHVPLDKTWSCYSGNSKPCGKCDSCRIRNAAYEKWLNNNNKK